The window GGGCTTAATCCGGGAATCGGCAAGCGCCAGTTTTCCGGCTGCTACTGCAAATTGTGAGAATCTGTCCAGACGGCGGACTTCTTTTCTTTCCACAAAATTTTCAGGGTTGAAGTCCAGTACTTCACCGGCCACCTGAGAGTCATGGTTGGACGGATCAAAGCTCTGGATGCGGCGGGTCGCACTGATTCCAGCGGAAAGTGAATTCCAGAAAACATCGTTGCCTGTTCCGAAGGGGCTGATTACTCCAATTCCGGTGATCACCACGCGTCGCATCATAAGTTCCTCCCGAAATGCTATGAGCCTCTTGCCTTAAGGTTAGAGGCTCTTGGGGTATTAATGCCACTATAATCAAGAACATCCATTAAAACATTCTCTGAACCGCAGAGGCAAGAGAAGTTTCACCGGCAGCACAGACAATCACCGGAAGCGATCCAACGGACAGCCTCGATCGGACCGATTGTCCGACAAGCGGTTACTTGTGCGAATCGATATAATCGACAGCGTTTTTGACTGACTTGATTTTCTCGGCTTCCTCGTCCGGAATCTCGATCCCGAATTTCTCTTCCAGGCTCATGATCAGTTCGACCAGGTCCAGGGAGTCTGCGCCAAGATCATCCACGAAAGAAGCTTCTTTCGTGATTTCCGATTCGTCGACGCCGAGCTGTTCAGCTACTACCTTTTTTACATCATCAAACGTGGCCATTTGAACCTCCTTGGTTTGCACCCGCATATTTACGGGAAATTACAGTTGTCTTATTAAAGATTCCGAACCTGCAGGTCCGGATCACATATACATTCCTCCGTTAATCTGCAAGACCTGACCGGTAATGTATTTCGATTCCTCTCCAGCGAGGAAAACCGCGGCTGCAGCGATTTCCGAGGGACTTCCGAAGCGACCTAGCGGGATAGCGGCAAGCATTTCATTTTTAACCTGCTCAGGTAAGGCATCCGTCATGGCGGTCTTGATGAAACCAGGGGCGATGGCATTGACCCTGGCACCCTTTTTAGCGATTTCACGCGCCAGAGATTTAGTCAGGCCAATCAAACCTGCCTTGGATGCCGAGTAGTTGCATTGTCCGGCGTTACCCATCATCCCGATGATGGAAGAGATGTTTATGATCGAACCGCTTGATTTCAGGATGTGTTTCAGAGAGAGCTTGCTGCAGAGAAATGCGCCTTTCAGGTTGATGTCCAGTACCTGATCCCATTCCTCTTCTTTCATCCGCAGCAGCAGGTTATCCCGGGTGATGCCTGCGTTGTTTACAAGGATATCGAGACCTCCGAATTTCTGTACCGTAGTTTCGACAAGCCTTCCGACGTCATCGGAGTTGATGACATTGCAGACTGTAAACTCGACTGTCCCGCCTGCGCTCTTTAGTTCCAGCGCAGTCTCGGAAAGCGGTCCTTCCATCACGTCTGAGAGCATGACTCTGGCCCCTTCGGCCAGGAACCGGATCGCAATCTCCTTACCGATGCCTCTCCCTGATCCCGTGATGATCGCGGATTTGCCCTGCAGTCTCATTGTCTCTCCATCTCTGTTTCATTGTTTTTATCTTCAAGTTCCTGGGAGACTTTTCTGATATCTTCCACTTTGCTCACATTGAAGACTTTAGCTTCACGGTTGATCTTGCGGACCAGACCTTTCAGCACATTGCCCGGGCCGATTTCAACAAAGGTATTATATCCGCGGGAACACAAATTTTCAACACACTTGGTCCAGAATACCGGGCTGTTAACCTGGCGGGTGAGGTTTTCCCTGATTTCGTTGACATCGTCGCTCGGTTCGCCGCTGACATTTGCGAAAACCGTCAGGCTGGGGCGATTCATCAACAGATGGCTCATCTGGGCGGAAAGTTTTCCTGAGGCAGAATCCAGCAGGGAGCAGTGGAAAGGGCCGCTGACTTTGAGCATGGTGGCCCTGGCGCCTTCGATGCTTTCGGTTTTTTTTATGAATTCTTCCAGTACCGGGACTTCGCCGGCAACGACTACCTGACCGGGAGCGTTAAAGAGTGCGGGAGAGATTACCCCGTTTTCAGAAAGTTTACGGCAGAGATCCCAGACAACTTCGTTGGAAAGACCCATGCAGGCTACCAGGCTTCCGTTGCGGGTTTCAGCCATGAATTCACCACGTTTACGAACGAGCGCGACAGCATCTCGGAATGAGAAGACGCCGGCTGCAAGCAGGGCTGAATATTCTCCCAGGCTGTGCCCGGCTGCTGCGCTGAAACTATCAAAGTGGCGTGAAAACTGCCTGTACATCGCGTATTCCACTGTCAGAAGAGCAGGCTGTGTATTCTGCGTCTGCTTCAGTTTGTCTTCAGGACCTTCGAAACAGAGTCTGGCAAGGTCAAAACCCAGGACTTCAGAGGCTTTCTCAAAATCGTCGCGGACTTCGGGATAGGTATCAAAAAAATCCTTTCCCATTCCTACATATTGTGAACCCTGTCCGGGAAACAGCAGAGCAACTTTCATCATCCCTCCTATTCAGTTTCCTTGAGATATTTGCGGAACTCATCCGTCAGTGCAGGAACTATTTTGTGGAGATCTCCCAGAATCCCAAATGTCGCCACTTGAAAGATCGGTGCATTTGGATCTTTATTCACGGCGATGATCACTTCGGAACTGCTCATACCGGCCAGATGCTGGATCGCCCCTGATATCCCGCAGGCTATATACAGCTTCGGCCGCACAGTTTTTCCAGTCTGCCCTACCTGATGTTCCTTGCCGATGAATCCTTTGTCTACGACTGAGCGGGAAGCGCCGATTTCCGCGTTTAAAACCTGAGCCAGCTTTTCGATGGTCTTGATGTTGGCTTTATCGCCGATGCCGCGTCCGAAGGAAACAATCACCTGGGCTTCT of the Candidatus Wallbacteria bacterium genome contains:
- the fabD gene encoding ACP S-malonyltransferase, with protein sequence MKVALLFPGQGSQYVGMGKDFFDTYPEVRDDFEKASEVLGFDLARLCFEGPEDKLKQTQNTQPALLTVEYAMYRQFSRHFDSFSAAAGHSLGEYSALLAAGVFSFRDAVALVRKRGEFMAETRNGSLVACMGLSNEVVWDLCRKLSENGVISPALFNAPGQVVVAGEVPVLEEFIKKTESIEGARATMLKVSGPFHCSLLDSASGKLSAQMSHLLMNRPSLTVFANVSGEPSDDVNEIRENLTRQVNSPVFWTKCVENLCSRGYNTFVEIGPGNVLKGLVRKINREAKVFNVSKVEDIRKVSQELEDKNNETEMERQ
- the fabG gene encoding 3-oxoacyl-ACP reductase FabG produces the protein MRLQGKSAIITGSGRGIGKEIAIRFLAEGARVMLSDVMEGPLSETALELKSAGGTVEFTVCNVINSDDVGRLVETTVQKFGGLDILVNNAGITRDNLLLRMKEEEWDQVLDINLKGAFLCSKLSLKHILKSSGSIINISSIIGMMGNAGQCNYSASKAGLIGLTKSLAREIAKKGARVNAIAPGFIKTAMTDALPEQVKNEMLAAIPLGRFGSPSEIAAAAVFLAGEESKYITGQVLQINGGMYM
- the acpP gene encoding acyl carrier protein, with amino-acid sequence MATFDDVKKVVAEQLGVDESEITKEASFVDDLGADSLDLVELIMSLEEKFGIEIPDEEAEKIKSVKNAVDYIDSHK